A section of the Actinomycetota bacterium genome encodes:
- the pdhA gene encoding pyruvate dehydrogenase (acetyl-transferring) E1 component subunit alpha, producing MEGRRGIVDPSSVPTETIQLLKPDGTLVPDTGYEADLKKDDLLEIYRYMALARRADLEGTNLQRQGELGVYTPLIGQEAAQVGTGYALDEGDWIFPSYREMALAMMRKIDPVDILHLFRGTWHGGMWDPKEHRFAMYSVPIATQALHAAGFAIAAKLDGAKTVALGCFGDGATSEGDFHEAMNFAGVWQAPVVFLCQNNQYAISLPLSKQTAAPTIAVKAIGYGFPGVRVDGNDVLACYVVAQEAVRRAREGNGPTLIEAVTFRIGPHSTADDPTRYRTQDEMDHWGALDPISRFSKYLELEGIITDEFKQKVDDEAKELATHIRAEIVGAGPRPAHELFEFVYSEPSDILRREEWLLYEELAGRDEEGD from the coding sequence ATGGAGGGCCGCCGAGGGATCGTCGACCCCTCGTCCGTTCCCACCGAAACCATCCAGCTCCTCAAGCCCGACGGCACGCTCGTTCCCGATACCGGTTACGAGGCGGATCTGAAGAAGGACGATCTCCTCGAGATCTATCGCTACATGGCGCTCGCCCGGCGCGCCGACCTCGAGGGGACGAATCTCCAGCGCCAAGGAGAGCTCGGCGTCTACACGCCGCTCATCGGGCAAGAGGCGGCGCAGGTGGGAACCGGCTACGCGCTCGACGAGGGGGATTGGATCTTCCCCTCGTACCGCGAGATGGCGCTGGCGATGATGCGCAAGATCGATCCTGTCGACATCCTCCACTTGTTCCGAGGCACCTGGCACGGAGGGATGTGGGATCCCAAAGAGCACCGCTTCGCGATGTACTCCGTCCCCATCGCGACGCAGGCGCTCCACGCCGCCGGCTTCGCGATCGCCGCCAAGCTGGACGGCGCGAAAACGGTGGCGCTCGGATGCTTCGGCGACGGCGCCACATCGGAGGGAGACTTCCACGAGGCCATGAACTTCGCCGGCGTGTGGCAGGCGCCTGTGGTGTTCCTCTGCCAGAACAACCAGTACGCGATCTCGCTGCCGCTCTCGAAGCAGACCGCTGCGCCGACGATCGCCGTCAAGGCGATCGGCTACGGGTTCCCCGGCGTGCGCGTCGACGGGAACGATGTGCTGGCCTGCTATGTGGTGGCCCAGGAAGCGGTGCGCCGCGCGCGCGAGGGCAACGGCCCGACGCTGATCGAGGCGGTCACGTTCCGGATCGGGCCCCACTCGACCGCCGACGACCCGACGCGATACCGCACGCAGGACGAGATGGATCACTGGGGAGCGCTGGACCCTATCTCGAGATTCTCCAAATACCTCGAGCTTGAGGGGATCATCACCGACGAGTTCAAGCAGAAGGTGGACGACGAAGCCAAGGAGCTCGCGACCCACATCCGCGCCGAGATCGTCGGCGCAGGGCCTCGCCCCGCTCACGAGCTGTTCGAGTTCGTCTACAGCGAGCCCTCCGACATCCTTCGCCGCGAGGAGTGGCTCCTGTACGAAGAGCTCGCCGGCCGCGATGAAGAGGGAGACTAG
- a CDS encoding ImmA/IrrE family metallo-endopeptidase: MEQELITKRAKQVLKQSSIKEAPVDLERVLAYLRLHHERPWHLSTDVWDALTRSGRGRTRLKRQERAPTARERWRLAHEIGHHVLHGGEPIPRQVQWEKNELEHEADQFAAELLMPEGLVAKAVKDLNGQIDIEETARTFRVGRQEMEKRLRQLGLLRGEVLGRM, translated from the coding sequence ATGGAGCAAGAGTTGATCACCAAACGCGCGAAACAGGTGCTCAAGCAGTCGAGCATCAAAGAGGCCCCCGTCGACCTCGAGCGGGTGCTCGCCTACCTGCGCTTGCACCACGAGCGGCCCTGGCACCTCTCCACGGACGTCTGGGATGCACTGACACGGTCCGGTCGTGGCCGGACGCGGTTGAAGCGACAGGAGCGCGCCCCGACGGCCCGCGAGCGCTGGCGCCTCGCGCACGAGATCGGCCACCACGTGCTCCACGGCGGCGAGCCGATCCCGCGACAGGTCCAGTGGGAGAAGAACGAGCTCGAACACGAAGCCGACCAATTCGCGGCGGAGCTCCTGATGCCCGAGGGGCTCGTCGCGAAGGCGGTCAAGGACCTCAACGGCCAGATCGACATCGAGGAGACGGCGCGTACCTTCCGCGTCGGGCGCCAGGAGATGGAGAAACGTCTCCGCCAGCTCGGACTGTTGCGCGGCGAGGTTCTGGGCAGGATGTGA
- a CDS encoding Glu/Leu/Phe/Val dehydrogenase, whose protein sequence is MGVFELFAGEYETVSYAHDASSGLRSIIAVYSTALGPALGGTRFYPFSSEEAALRDVLRLAKAMAYKASAAGLDLGGGKAVVIGDPRSDKTPELLRAYGRAVERLGGAYVTTADVGTTSADMDVIAEATRFVTGTTSGSGDPSRVTAYGVWHGMKAVAEELWGDPSLAGKHVAVQGIGKVGSGLVRHLAEDGAQLTIADVDAAAVSALAAETGADVVSPDEILAVPCDILAPCALGAVVNDASLPALKTRAIAGAANNQLERPEHGEALTEAGILYAPDYVINAGGLINVEDELHGYDEQRALGKAAAIAGRLHSVFARARSEGISTATAADRIAGDRIRAARAC, encoded by the coding sequence GACCGTCAGCTACGCGCACGATGCTTCGTCCGGGCTTCGCTCGATCATCGCCGTGTACTCGACGGCGCTCGGCCCGGCGCTCGGCGGAACCCGCTTCTATCCCTTCTCGTCCGAGGAAGCGGCCCTACGCGACGTGCTGCGCCTGGCGAAGGCGATGGCGTACAAGGCGTCGGCGGCCGGGCTCGATCTCGGCGGCGGGAAGGCCGTCGTGATCGGCGACCCGCGTTCGGACAAGACCCCCGAGCTGCTGCGCGCGTACGGGAGAGCCGTGGAACGGCTCGGCGGGGCGTACGTCACGACCGCGGATGTCGGAACGACCTCCGCCGACATGGACGTGATCGCGGAGGCGACGCGCTTCGTCACCGGCACGACCTCGGGCTCGGGTGACCCGTCGCGCGTAACCGCGTACGGCGTGTGGCACGGCATGAAGGCGGTCGCCGAGGAGCTGTGGGGCGATCCGTCGCTCGCGGGGAAGCATGTCGCGGTGCAAGGGATCGGGAAGGTCGGCTCCGGCTTGGTTCGGCACCTCGCCGAGGACGGCGCGCAGCTGACGATCGCCGACGTCGACGCGGCGGCGGTCTCCGCGCTCGCGGCAGAAACCGGCGCGGACGTCGTTTCGCCCGACGAGATCCTCGCGGTGCCGTGCGACATCCTGGCCCCGTGCGCACTCGGCGCCGTCGTAAACGACGCATCGCTGCCGGCGCTGAAGACCCGCGCGATCGCCGGTGCCGCGAACAACCAGCTCGAGCGTCCCGAGCACGGCGAGGCACTCACCGAAGCCGGGATCCTCTACGCGCCCGACTACGTCATCAACGCGGGCGGTCTGATCAACGTCGAGGACGAGCTGCACGGCTACGACGAGCAGCGCGCGCTCGGTAAGGCCGCCGCGATCGCCGGCCGCCTGCACTCGGTCTTCGCCCGTGCGCGCTCGGAAGGCATCTCGACGGCCACCGCCGCCGATCGGATCGCCGGCGACCGCATCCGCGCGGCACGCGCATGCTGA